From the genome of Maniola hyperantus chromosome 9, iAphHyp1.2, whole genome shotgun sequence:
gcactagcgtcactgcactgcgcgtcgcttcgctgcgcttcaaaatattctctccagccgtgacgcgcggcaacgcgcggtgaagcgctatgcagcgccgctctagtgcgatatgcgccatacaaaatgatagaaatgatattttgaagctctgtgccgcgacgtgcagctcgctgaagcgccgcgccgcgccgctcaggtgcgtacaaaccttaACTGTAAAATCTTGATGGATGAATGGATTCTTGAtggttaaattttttaaactatttactTACCATGAAGAGTTTTCAATGAACGTTCTTCACCACCGTAATCTACGGGAAGGATAGCTTTTGGAATGAAGTCATGTAAATCAGTAACACTTTTGAGGACCTTTACCCGGTTAACTATTTTAGCGCTAATCACTTGTTTTATTAACGTAACCATACCGTCAACGAATTTCGATTCTGATATAATGTAGATTCCTTTTATTCTCATTCCGTAGCCCTCCTGTaatataaagtgttagtaataatattttttataaaaaacaaaaaaaatatatgttcaTTCATCGAATCCTCATAATCATCAGTAGGGAGCCGGCCGGCACCCGCtccctactgagcacgggtttcctctcagaatgagaaagaagggtttggccatagcctacacGCTGGCCTAGTAGCCGGTCTGCTAGTTTACtcgctatttatatttttaaaaagagaaaaaaaaattgaaaagaatACTCACAATTAAAACAGTCGTGGCTTGTCTAAGTTGGACAGGGTTTATTTTAGTCAAAACACTCATCACGTTGACCTCCGAGTAATCTAAGATTATGATGAATCCACTCAAATAATCGTGAGCTTTAATGTATTCTCCCaactacaaaatattaaatacagtGTAAATGTTTGCATCTTATGTCCAatgttcaaatcaaatcaaataatttatttgctgattgtaggtcAGTGATCCTGTCCTACCTGTGACAGTTTTGAgacaaaacattattattattcaaattccTTACTTACGATAAAGTTATGCCTAAAAAAGTGTATGGACTGTGAAGCTTCCCAATCGACATCTAAAAATTTGATGACATGTACCCTGTAGTGATCATCTGTTAATTTAGGCAACACAATCGAGTGGCTGAAACAACACCCACATCATGAAACAATATACCTATTCAATTTAAACAAGGTCTGATGTAGAcaattattcaattcaattcccaattattggcttttaggtgtgccagctgggcacagagtgtttcgccagtgtcacgtttatggaggtagacaattattattgaaattattatattaagtaaaatatGTCTTGCCGTTGTTAGTTTTGTAATATCgtagtttttaggattccgtacctcaaaaggaaaaaaaagaaccatcataggatcactttgttgtctgtctgtgcgtctgttcgtctgtccgcctgtccgtcagtctgtcgtgtctgttaagaaaacctatagggtacttcccagtgacctagaataatgaattttagcaggttggtaggtcttatagcacaagtaaaggaaaaaatccgaaaatcgtgaatttgagattacataaaaaaaacttaaatgtattcatgaaaaaataattagtattttcaacgatcaaagtaagattactatactaagctcatatgaaagggctttacctgtagattctaaaacagattatcatttatttttacgcatagcagtttttgatttatcgtgcaaaatgttgaaaaacttagactagtacggaaccctcgctgcgcgagcctgactcccatttggtcggttttttatcaAGTAAGAAATTACGCCAAAATAGATAATGTTGCAGGTCATAACTTTAAAAACAGATAATATAagttaatacttaattatactGTTTGTTGCAttgatataataggtaggtaaattactgtaactttttttatgttgaaaagagtagctgctgagtttcttgacGGCTCTTTGCAGATTTCCGAACTGGAAATCTAGTTCAAATTGGCATAGTGAAACAAGTCCttctacataattaaaataataagattttgagttaattttaatttaattcaaatcgAATTTTATACGTACACAGCTTCGTACAATTGTTCAAAGTCAGTTTtacaattaaattttccaaaaaagtGCGGCATCAACGTTCTCATCGTGCACATTTTGTCCAATTGTGATTTAGCTCGTTCTATCGACCCCTTGCATACAATAATTGCCGTTTCCAAATAACGATCACCTGTAAAAAAACATtcaagcgcgagtcggacttATACACAAACCCTCTAACAattaaacctggaatagcggtggaatagttatactctgttttgtctttttccttcaaatgtcaaattactgatgacagagaaagacaaaacagagtataactattccaccgctattccaggtttatttgttagagggttagggtttcgtaccatcgtacaagatttagcactaatgtaggtacttacttttatttatttttaatttgcatggctgcaattttgaaattcgccgtcttgattttttattatttactagctaatgccctcGGCTTttcccacgtggatttaggtttttaaaaatcccgcagtTATCGAAAAAAGATGcaaaaagatgtcgctactagatggcagaaacagtcgcttcagtactgagtgagcatacacatcacaaatttcgtcactggcagtaagcgggctgtagcttagtggttagagcgtcgggcgcgatcccaggagacgcgggttcgattcctgccggttcgcaatttttgatatgtatttaaaattggtactgagatatcttgcatctcggagacgtcctactacggataggctactttttgtcctggtaAATagaaagttcctacgggattttgaaaaacctaaatccaaacgGGAAAAgctgtgggcatcagctagtacttactaaataaatactacctaattaaaatttaaataatacctaatcaaacaattatatttttgtgacaGTCCGAGAAAAACGAGCAAAATTATTGTTGTAttgttctatttttatttttttctgctAAAACTTGTTCTAACAATAACcgtagttagtaggtacctacctacattgtcACCTTTTATAATAGCAgtttaatacttaaataataactcatgcaattaattaaaaatgctGTTAAGTTATTTGGAAATTATTCTTAAAGAACGCTCGCTATTTTCAGATACGCAATACATACTCGTAGGGacaaagtcctgactcactttCTGACTTATCAACACCTTGGTTGAACCCTTGGacctaaattaaaatattgaaaatctgCACAGAGGTTGCCTAGAATCCTAGATGAGGAAATGTTGGATTTTGGGAAGCGAAGCAAACCCGCAGGCAGTATTCTTCgagaattattataaataggaaAGTGTAGGTAATATGCCCTTCTATCTGTTACCTATCATGGTAGAGGTTATGTCCCGAAGATGGACACTAAGtagctactttttagcccggaaaatcaaagcgtccgtccccactggatttttaaataccaaaATTCACGCGAACGAGTTGCAGGTGACGAGCTAGTATTACAGATTAATGTATTTCTACATTGCCCAAAATGCAAATATTAGGTATTAcggtaaaatttaactcctcacgcgccatttcaactttttgtgtcaaattgcaatgataaaagtacaattttagtccttatttcaaaggcaccttttgacatgatagttgacctAGGATATacaattaaaatggcgcatgaggagtcaacggactataagtacctacctacctggagAAGGTACTATAattggtacctacatacttgcACTGCTTTCTAGTTTTCGCCATTCccgctgcggctcccggtcgtACTTATATAATTTACGAAAATCTTACCGAAATCCTTCTTATTAAAATGTGGCTGCTTTTGAACCCATTCATTTAATAACTGTATAGCTTCTTTTAAGCTCCTCGTATCTAGGTTGTACATTTTATAAATACTTTGCATTGTATCTGGTCTCACTTGAAGGATCTTGTCTACTGGCAcaaattccattttcaatacAAGCCTTGTACTTAGCTCCAATGTTTTAACTGTACTGACTGTACTGCGCTGATACTGCATGCTTATAACAATTGCAATAAGTTTCGATTTACTTACTTGATAATACCAACATCAAAGTATTTTGAttcactaagtaggtataaagtttaaataatgGATAATTACGTGGCGCAAATAATTATGTAAGAggtatttaaaaacaataatgtttataagtaggtaaattgtaataggtataacacattcataaaacataatattttgtccaTATCACcactaaccatattataaatgcgaaagtttgtttgttggtttgtccttcaatcacacgcAATGGCGCAAtggatcgacctgattttttgcatgggtatagtgaaagatctggagagtgacatatgctactttttatcccggatgaTCGAAgacttcccacaggattttaagaacctaaatccgaGCGGataaaagtcgcgggcatcaacaagtgatcaataaaaatatgACGAGAAAATAAACTAGAATTTTGGAATTAGATAACATGaagtaatgttttttttttgagcgTTCAAAGTTTAATGTAATGTTGTGTGATCACAATCTATATTTTCATAGTCCAGTTGGCGGTGTTACATTCCGAACCAGCGGCGGTGAGTGGTAGAGTCAGAGACgtgaaatgtaataaataaaacatcaaaatcgAAGCTGTCACTGAGGACTTCCGACGAAAAAGCTTTATTGACTCCACTAAATACAAGTTTACCCTTGACTGCGACACCTAGTGTGAAAACACTAGGATTGCAAGCAGCTAATTAACCCATAATTAACATATATATAATAATCGAGTTTAATGAAATACCTCCTACTTATTATTAGACTCAACACTCACTACTCCGCCGAAAAGTCATTAAAATAGGTGGTCTATAAAACAGGATGACTTGCTGCCATTTTCTAGTCACTTCTTAATAAACCACTCCTTTCGTTACAGTTCGGTTTGATATTGAGCTTCTAATCTACACTCAAGAATCTGAATGTGCCCGGCATTCCACTGTATTGTTCGATAAATTGGTCTTTCGGTCGGCAGGATTCATTAGTTGTAGCCTTATTCATTTCTTCTAAGTAACTCAAATGTTCTTCTGACGAAAACACGTCAAGCCATTCttctgtaaaataatatgtttagtgGTTAAAATAACTAgtgaataataatagtaatatacttggacaattaatattatatgCACTTTGTTAGTCCGTGTCAGTCTGTGAGTCGATCTATCAGAGGCGTTTACTTCTTAGTAGTGAACACAATTATTAAGTACATGGAATTCACAATTTATCTACTTAAGTTTAAACAGAAgccgaaaagtttattttacatAGAGTTTTTTATAAAGGGGGTTAaaattttagatattttttcatCTTACCCATCAAACTtttaagttaaataatataaactttacaaaaaaaaaagcgtTCTTAACATTTCTTTTAAACAATGCAACCCTAATGaaattattgcaataaaacttaaaactagccttaTTAACAGCTAGTTAGTTTAACGTAAATTCTTGATGGTTGGATTTTGATGGAATCGCGGTGGCTTTTTAAAAGATGTTTGTAAAAACTACCCATTACACACCTTGAAGCGTTTTCAGTGAACGTTCTTCGCCACCGTAATCTTCTGGAAGGATCGCTTTTGGAATGAACTCGTGTAAATCCTTTACACTTTTATGGACGTGTATGCGGCCAGCTATTTTGGCGCTAACCGCTTGTTTCAGCAACATAACGAAACCGTCAACGAATTTTGATTCTGATATTATGTGGATTCCTTTTATTCTCATTCCGTAGCCCTCCTGTaatttaaaagtaatatttattcataaaaagacggcagaaaatattattttaagttacaAAAACTATTAATACTATCATATTTAGAAGAAATAGGACAAGAATATCTGACAGAGAAAAAGAATGTGGCGCAAGTCATACAAGatacagagcaacggatcgacgtgattttttgcatgggtatagctaaagatctggagagtgacacaggctactttttatcccgggaaatcaaagagttcccacggtatttttaaatatctaaatccacgcgtacgaagtatcatcgcatcagctagtattattgaaaaatcttttaaaaatagTCACAATAAGCCTGCTAAAATGTGGTCCCTAATAGATACCCTTTGCTGCAATAAATCAAAAGAAGTTACTGCTCCCACCGAGCTAAAAACCGAAAAAGATTTTGTCTGTGATGCAGTTGAAATTTGTGAATATTTCAAGAATCTCTTTTCTACTATTGGTGAGACCAGACCCGACCAGAGACaatttcaaaatcaaaaattgcccctgccgggaattgaaacCAGAACCCCTCACTTATAACAagcacagcgcttaccactgcgcctggAAGATCATCAGAAAGGTGAATGGCCTTTAACATCTCGCTTGTGATCTTTGTAAGTGAGCTGCTATTGATCACCGAACATGAATGAGCGTGACAGGATCGTATTCTATATAAAAATCATTACTTACAATGATGAGAATCATGGCTTGTCGAACTAAGACTGGActcaattttttcaaaaaactcaTCACGTTGGCCTCCGAAAAGTCTAAGACGAGAATGGATCCAACACAGTAGTCGTGAGCTAAAATGTATTCTGTAccctagaaataaaattaaatacaaagtATTAAAATGATATATTCAGGAACGCAAGCAAGTTTAAATAAAGAAGCTAAATTGACTAACTTAATATTAACGTTGATACAGCTCAAATGGATCAAGAAACAAGAGATTTTGCTTAAGTATGTTTCATAACGTAGAATTTACTAAGTAAAGATTTTCAGCAATATCAGCCGAGTGAAGTAAAAGCCAGATAGTTTTCAGTTTTATCGGGCTTCCATTTCTCAGTATCTACTTACTCGTATCTTCAACTTTGATGCTGCAGGGGCTACaaaaataattcataattcGTCGAttatgaattaatattgtaggttgAATAACACTCCAGCCAGACTGTTGTAAACAAATGTACTTGATACTATAATACTCGATGGTGCAAGTTATTaattgttaggtacctacttcaagatTCCAAGGCTGTGAGTGTTGTCTctcgaaattaaattttattatttaagttctTAACTTACGATTACGGAATGCTTAAAATAGTGTAAGGCCTGTGAAGATTCCCAATCGGCATCAAAAAATTTGGTTACAATTACTCTGTAGTTGTCTTCAGTTATTTTAGGCAACGCTAATGTCTGGCTGAAACATAATATCAATCAAACCAATATctactaatcctactaatattataaatgtgaaagtgtggatgtttggatgtttgttactcaatgaCGCaaaaacggatttggatgaaatttggaatggagatagactataaccctggattagcacataggctactttttataccggaaaatcaaagagttcccgcgggtttttgtttttttcatgtaaatccacgcggacgaagtcgaatactataaatataactaataataaaatataactaactatAAATAGAAAAGTGTGTATGCATGGTGTCTGCCTGTTACTTTTCTTTACTGTTGTATCCCACAGCTTGCACAATATAGGTtatttttttatcccgggaagtcaaaaactccacgcggacgaagtcgtgaactaggtttttttttttttttttattcagatacaggttagcccttgactgcaatctcacctggtggtaagtgacgatgcagtctaagatggtagctggatggatggatggtggatggatggatggtACTACTAGTTCGAACAATTCAGTTCTAactagtagtacctacttagtataataaaaaatagaattatCACCAGAGCGTAGGGGAAAGGGGCTTAAAGCGGAGACGTTGAGATTAAGGCGGAAAATTGCTAATCGATGTGAATCTGAACACAAACAACTTTAGGTGCCTCGACAGACGCGCCTAATTTGACATCGACCTCTAGGTGGCCGCTCGACAGACATAATTATCAGCCGTGGACAAAgcggataggtacctacctaaccgcTTTGCCCAAAAATTGTTAGTTTGGTCTCAAACTCGGACGTGTAATTCatcgattttttttcttaaaaagaatattagccatgttaaatgactaatattccctttaccgctccaactaagcgtcaagcttgtgctaggagtaggtacgacaatagtgcaacgggcggggtttgaaccgtcgacctttcggttttcagtccactcctttaccggttgagctattgaggctcaaatgtatgatataatatacctatactacGTCGATGGTGTAATTAATCTTTGGTGGGATGGAAGGTTCTTTAAAATCGCAATTAAATCAAGATCAGTTTATTGAACTGTACCTACCCGTAgcacaagattttacgtctcaccaaacgaaaccaaattcgagagtcaaaatacttccgcgttacagtaaaatggacctaaacagccttgaattgaagtcaaatattcaatgccaccgattttaatttcgcaatgtttccgcttggagcgctggctgtagaagtgtagacaaatttgagctttaaaacaaggctgtttaggtccattttactgtaacgcggaagtatttcgactctcgaatttggtttcgcttggtgagacgtaaaatcttgtactacgggtacagggcCTACCTTAAActataaataaagaaaacacTACATTTTACACGTTGTTTTTAGAGTTACGTACCTACCTcagaaagaaaaaaggaacccttttataCTATAAggcttataggatcaatttgttgtctgtctatctgtctgtccgtccgtccgtccgtccgtccgtccgtccgtccgtccacacacagcacaagtaaaggaataaatccgaaaaccgcgaatttgtggtttctTGTGTGGTGGTGGTTTGGTAAGATAACTAGaacaagtgtggtatcatatgaaaggactttacctgtacattctaagacagatttttatatatttttatgtataatagtttttgatttatcgttcatGTAATGTATGTCAATGGCCGGTATTTTTTAGGATGCACacaattttggtttttttattgCACTACTCTACTCAAATCACTATTCATCTAAGCACTACCTATACGTTCTCGCAGAGTCCGAAGTGGTGCGGGATTGCTCCCATGCGCTGTGATGCTCCTATTTATTGGTGTGttaattcaaaaaaacaaaactgCTTTGGGCTCCCTAATCGCTTTAGGCCCCTTTCCGGGCGTGTCTGGATTATGGTTATTGGTTACCGAAGTGGTCGTGGACACTATATcagtacaagtaggtacgctggaaaaggtgtgccatacaaaatgacactTATTTTTTGTGCTGGCTTTAAGTGCCCACttagcgtaccgggaattaaaattgataatTTATGTCAAAATATAGTCTTCATGTTGACACTATATTGACAGAAGTCTTATCGCTAACATTTTACTTCCGAGATGTTCCGAGTACGCTTAGAGCTTGCTCCTATTCATGCCAAAATGGCAAAATAAAGATACTCCAAAAGCAagtccagcgtacctacttgtattagtagaggtcagtgagtattattttaacattaGTGGGCGTTGGGCCTCGTTGCAACCGTTGCCAATCATGGCGCTCGTCTTACTGCCGGACACGTGTCCCGTTTGTTAAATATAATCTTTTATACGTACACAACTTCGTGCAATTGTTCAAAATCAGTTTTAGtattaaattttccaaaaaagtGAGGCATCAGCGTTCTTATGGTGCACATTTTATCCAATTGTGATTTTGCTCGCTCTATGGACCccttgtttaaaataattattatctccaAATAATGTTCAGCTGTAAaaaatcaatatattatcaGGAACAAGCTTTCCAAACCAGTCCATCTGCCTGCATGCGTCCATTTTTGAGCAAATACCTTTTAAGGAGCTCGTTTCCAAACACGGTCAAAAAAGAGAGAAAGCATTGttgctaattttattaattttaaactgcTGTTGCTGGCTTAAGGACACGAACTCAAGTGGGTATTGTTTTCGTTATAGCTGGATGTAAAGTTATCTAGAATTAGAATaagtttttgaataataaagTTATATAGACCTCCAAAGTTCCTCAGTGGAAAATtcttcagtgcttgaagaccaaagtcttcgaacaaaAGGTTTTGCCATATTCCCGTGGCATCACCGTGATTTAAGAATGCGATTCTTTACAGCATCAGggatgaggagttgggtcctcgagttcaaggATAGTCttcacttggtaggtacctccaatatcaattttgaTGCTGTAAGggattgcattcctaaatcgtggtgatgccACGAAATTTTAAAAggatcatgcgtttaaatgtatTTGCATCCCGAAGACGGGCTGCTACGGATAGACTACtatttgtcctggaaaatcaaaagttaccgcgggatttttaaaaacctaaatccacgcgggtgaagcgggtatcagctagtttttaaaaagatagccgatgcaccgttgcgacgtgatagaaggacaaaccaacaaacaaacacactttcgcatttataataagggtactgataatacgCGCTAGTCGTTCATACAAATCAGCATTGAAACCAGATTGTAACGCTTGCCGTGCtaataatagaaataataacattttttactAGGTAAATAGATGCtatctacttaatttaaatttaaataagtatcaaattattatgtttgttagggttccgtacatcaaagaaaaaaaggaaaccttataggatcactttgttgtctgtctgtccacacattcacggttttcggacattttcctttacttgtgctataagacctaccaacctgccaaatttcatgattctaggtcaacgggaagtaccctgtaggtttcttgacagacagacggacagacagacagacagacagacagacagacaacaaagtgatcctgttaTGTCTTGAGTCCGTGATTGATGAATGAGCTGAGATCACACACACAAAAGTTCATTGCAAATCTTTAATCATGCTACATGCAAGTTGAGCGCCAGGAGGGTTTTCGTTGGAGGTGGTAATCAGGTGCCCTTCCACACCAAGGAAGCTAGCCTCAGACGATCTCAGGGTTGttcttacaattttattaggTCCCGTAGTAGAAGGGCGTGGCGTTAGGCTATTAACAAATAAGAAAAACTATAATTGTAGTATGCCACGTACAAATCACAGTACCTACACAACCCGCGGTGCCGTGAAGACATAATATTTACTATAAGCCTAGCACTCACCCCTTCTGCTTGCACACGATACAATTTCCAAAATCACTGTACTAAAAAtctagtaagtagatatttacATCATTCATGCATTCTGAAAATCACCTATGCAGGTAGCTGGTACCTGCATTGCACCACTACAACCGTTCACACACAAGGTCGATTCCTAAGTGTTCTTATTTCCGATAATACGTCACACTAATTcgctaacttaaaaaaataaataaaaatgtattatcaCACTAATGCCCGGGTGGGATTCGAACCTGTGAGCTCCAACCTACACTGCGGAAAGAAAGCGGCTATACTCCCGCTGCGCTGCGACCAGTTATTGTAAgactaataaaatctttaaggcttactgcaatctcatatcaatcctataagggttccgtttttccttttgaggtacggaaccctaaaaattactaaaGATTAAATTACTAAGATGGTGCTGTTGTCATTACCTTttagtgttgcacataaaaatgttaaaatatattgtACGATGGTAGGTACTATCGTCACTCAGAAAAAGCAGGATATATTCAACAAATTATTATAACGCCCTCCCAAAACCTACGTGAGGAACATAAGGATTCAACACGTAGAGGTTATCCGAGAGTTTTGATCTAAAAagactaatccatactaatattataaatgcgaaagtgtgtctgtctgtctatctgtctgtccgtctgtctgtctgtctgctagcttttcacggcccatccgttcaaccgattttgatgaaatttggtacagagatagcttgcatccgggggaaggacataggctactttttattttgaaaaatcaaagagtttttacgggatttttaaaacctaaatccacgcggacgggttcgcgggtattatctagtggtaaaataaattaattaatcagaGCGCGATTGCTATCGCAACATCCAATTATCAAGTtcaacaaaaaaattcaataatcgCACCGAATCTTGGAAGGAGACTGAAATAAAACCTTCAAAACACCCGTATTTATGCAAATTCACTCCCAGTAACAGATTGTATTACATCAAATGAGTTAAACATCGATTTTATGAAACATTAAGAAAAGATAATAGTAACGTGCGGACTAACACCCCCTTCCTGCCATgtcaattagccatggctaacaataacCCGTGAAGAACAGACGGAATGCACATCAGACGAAAACGTTTAAGTgcagaaaccagcccagagcgaagaagaaccCGTGAAGAGAAATAATTAACCATGTTGCCGGGCTACACG
Proteins encoded in this window:
- the LOC138402818 gene encoding alpha-tocopherol transfer protein-like translates to MQYQRSTVSTVKTLELSTRLVLKMEFVPVDKILQVRPDTMQSIYKMYNLDTRSLKEAIQLLNEWVQKQPHFNKKDFGDRYLETAIIVCKGSIERAKSQLDKMCTMRTLMPHFFGKFNCKTDFEQLYEAVHSIVLPKLTDDHYRVHVIKFLDVDWEASQSIHFFRHNFILGEYIKAHDYLSGFIIILDYSEVNVMSVLTKINPVQLRQATTVLIEGYGMRIKGIYIISESKFVDGMVTLIKQVISAKIVNRVKVLKSVTDLHDFIPKAILPVDYGGEERSLKTLHEEWLDVLSSKEHLSYLEEINKATSNESCRPKDQLFEKYGGMPGTFRFLSVD